The DNA sequence GCGAAGAGTGGCCGAGCAGTTCCTGCACCGCGCGCAGATCCGCGCCGCCTTCCAATAAATGCGTGGCAAAAGAATGGCGCAGGGTGTGCGGCGTCACGTTTTTTGACAGACCGGCCAGTTTGGCATACTGCGCCAGATTGCGCTCGACAGACCGCTGGGTCAAACGGCCGCCTTTTAAATTTAGAAACAACGCGTTTTCTTTATTGTTATTATTTTTGGCCAAAACCGGCCGGACATTTTGCAGATAATCCCGCAAAGCACGCGCGGCGCGGGGACTGATCAAAACAATTCTCTCTTTAGCGCCCTTGCCCAAAATCCTGATCTCGCCAGCGTCCAAATCCAGATCAAGCGGCTGAATATTGACCAGCTCGCTGACGCGGATACCGGAAGCGTAAAGCAATTCATAAACCGCGGTGTCCCGGCCTCGTTTCAGATCAGCCGCGCCGCGCGCGCTAATTTCCAGCAGATTATTTATTTCCGCCACAGTCAAAAAATCCGGCATATTTTTTTCCAGTTTTGGCGAGTTGATCTTCTGCCAGGGATCGGCTTGAACTAATTTGTTTTTTAATAAAAACCGGCCAAAAGATTTATGCGCGGCGACGCAGCGCGCGATCGAGCGTTTGGCATAATCCAGCTTGGCCAAATATTTCAAATAACCGC is a window from the Candidatus Margulisiibacteriota bacterium genome containing:
- the xerC gene encoding tyrosine recombinase XerC; this translates as MPDAAAAFLTYLRQNKNYSAHTLSNYARDLRYFAQYCREQNAAAVTVETIRGYLKYLAKLDYAKRSIARCVAAHKSFGRFLLKNKLVQADPWQKINSPKLEKNMPDFLTVAEINNLLEISARGAADLKRGRDTAVYELLYASGIRVSELVNIQPLDLDLDAGEIRILGKGAKERIVLISPRAARALRDYLQNVRPVLAKNNNNKENALFLNLKGGRLTQRSVERNLAQYAKLAGLSKNVTPHTLRHSFATHLLEGGADLRAVQELLGHSSLSTTQVYTHITKDRLEKVMRQYHPRP